The proteins below come from a single Drosophila suzukii chromosome X, CBGP_Dsuzu_IsoJpt1.0, whole genome shotgun sequence genomic window:
- the nmdyn-D6 gene encoding nucleoside diphosphate kinase 6, with protein sequence MEITLALIKPHVLRNTYAMQQIRALISQNFTVLDQKEVCITKELSERFYEEHQGKFFYHRLTSFMNSGPCYALILQSEACIQKWRSLLGPTKVFRAVYSDPNCIRALYGLSDTRNACHGSDSEASALREIGILFPEFNAAERNRQAKKEA encoded by the exons ATGGAAATCACACTGGCTCTGATAAAGCCGCACGTGCTGCGGAACACTTACGCGATGCAGCAGATCCGGGCCCTGATCTCCCAGAACTTTACGGTCCTCGACCAGAAAGAGGTTTGCATAACGAAGGAACTCTCAGAACGATTCTACGAGGAACACCAGGGAAAATTCTTCTACCACCGCCTCACCAGCTTTATGAACAG CGGACCCTGTTATGCCCTGATCCTTCAGTCGGAAGCCTGCATCCAGAAGTGGCGCAGCCTTCTAGGACCCACCAAGGTGTTCCGAGCCGTCTATAGCGATCCCAACTGCATCCGAGCGTTGTACGGGCTATCCGATACCCGTAATGCCTGCCATGGATCCGATAGCGAAGCATCTGCCCTCCGTGAGATTGGTATCCTGTTTCCAGAGTTCAACGCCGCTGAAAGAAACCGCCAGGCGAAAAAGGAGGCGTAA
- the sbm gene encoding b(0,+)-type amino acid transporter 1 isoform X2 yields the protein MYQHVQPNNTNHIHANGHNVPTKATTNGTMCANGALGTEGPEAPETDASGTGRMRKPLERNGSTQNHAVHLERRLGLFSGVALIVGTMIGSGIFVSPSGLLVRTGSVGVSFIIWLACGVLSLLGALAYAELGTMNTSSGAEWAYFMDAYGPAPAFLFSWVSTLVLKPSQMAIICLSFAQYAVEAFVTECDPPRGVVKMVALVAIVMILFVNCYSVNLGMAVQNVFTAAKLVAVVVVICGGAWKLMQGNTQHLSNAFNGPMPNVGAIATAFYTGLWAYDGWNNLNYVTEEIKNPSKNLPRSIIIGIPLVTLCYALINISYLAAMSPQEMIESEAVAVTFGNRILGALAWLMPLSVTISTFGSANGTLFAAGRLCFAASREGHLLDILSYVHVRRLTPAPGLIFHSLIASAMVLHGTIDSLIDFFSFTAWIFYGGAMLALIVMRYTKPNHPRPYKVPIIIPVVVLVISVYLVAAPIFETPRVEYLYALLFIFAGMLFYVPFVKLGMTPRFMNKVTLFFQLLLEVVPTSSMAMFE from the exons ATGTATCAGCATGTCCAACCAAACAACACAAATCATATTCACGCCAATG GACATAATGTGCCAACAAAAGCAACGACCAACGGGACCATGTGCGCCAATGGGGCTCTTGGGACAGAAGGGCCCGAAGCGCCAGAGACCGACGCATCAGGGACCGGGCGGATGCGGAAGCCGCTGGAGAGGAATGGCTCAACGCAGAACCACGCTGTTCACCTCGAGAGAAG GCTGGGCCTCTTCAGTGGGGTGGCTTTAATTGTTGGAACTATGATAG GGTCTGGAATTTTTGTGTCACCCTCCGGTTTACTGGTTCGCACTGGTTCCGTTGGAGTTAGCTTTATAATCTGGCTTGCCTGTGGTGTGCTCTCTCTGCTGG GCGCTCTGGCATACGCTGAACTTGGCACGATGAACACATCGTCGGGGGCGGAATGGGCCTACTTTATGGATGCCTATGGACCGGCGCCGGCGTTTCTGTTCTCATGGGTATCGACTTTGGTGTTGAAGCCATCTCAAATGGCTATAATATGCTTATCATTTGCACAGTACGCCGTTGAGGCCTTTGTGACGGAATGCGATCCGCCCAGGGGTGTGGTCAAGATGGTCGCCCTGGTGGCAATTG TGATGATCCTATTCGTGAACTGCTATAGTGTCAACCTGGGCATGGCCGTGCAGAACGTGTTCACCGCCGCCAAACTGGTGGCCGTGGTGGTCGTGATCTGCGGCGGAGCCTGGAAACTGATGCAGGGCAACACGCAGCACCTGTCGAATGCATTTAATGGCCCAATGCCGAATGTGGGCGCCATCGCCACGGCCTTCTACACGGGCCTGTGGGCCTACGATGGCTGGAACAACCTGAACTACGTAACCGAGGAGATCAAGAATCCCAGCAAGAATCTGCCGCGCTCGATCATCATTGGCATTCCGCTGGTGACGCTCTGCTATGCGCTGATCAACATCTCCTACCTGGCGGCCATGTCGCCGCAGGAGATGATCGAGTCGGAGGCGGTGGCCGTCACCTTCGGCAACCGCATCCTGGGGGCGCTGGCCTGGCTGATGCCCCTCAGCGTCACCATCAGCACCTTCGGCAGCGCCAACGGCACGCTCTTCGCAGCCGGCCG CTTGTGCTTTGCGGCCAGTCGAGAGGGTCACCTGCTAGACATCCTCTCCTATGTGCATGTGCGTCGTCTTACACCTGCTCCGGGGCTGATATTCCAC TCGCTGATTGCCTCGGCAATGGTGCTGCATGGCACGATTGATTCGCTGATTGATTTCTTCAGCTTCACCGCCTGGATATTCTACGGCGGAGCGATGCTGGCCCTGATCGTGATGCGCTACACCAAACCCAACCATCCCCGGCCCTACAAAGTGCCGATCATCATTCCCGTTGTGGTCTTGGTCATCTCCGTGTATCTCGTGGCGGCACCAATATTCGAGACCCCGCGCGTTGAGTATCTGTACGCCCTGCTCTTCATCTTCGCGGGCATGCTCTTCTACGTGCCGTTCGTCAAGCTCGGGATGACGCCAAGGTTTATGA ACAAGGTGACGCTGTTCTTCCAGCTGCTGTTGGAGGTGGTGCCCACCTCATCGATGGCCATGTTCGAGTGA
- the sbm gene encoding b(0,+)-type amino acid transporter 1 isoform X3, translating into MRDKISQLFCLQKNACKNNSTDNNRGHNVPTKATTNGTMCANGALGTEGPEAPETDASGTGRMRKPLERNGSTQNHAVHLERRLGLFSGVALIVGTMIGSGIFVSPSGLLVRTGSVGVSFIIWLACGVLSLLGALAYAELGTMNTSSGAEWAYFMDAYGPAPAFLFSWYAVEAFVTECDPPRGVVKMVALVAIVMILFVNCYSVNLGMAVQNVFTAAKLVAVVVVICGGAWKLMQGNTQHLSNAFNGPMPNVGAIATAFYTGLWAYDGWNNLNYVTEEIKNPSKNLPRSIIIGIPLVTLCYALINISYLAAMSPQEMIESEAVAVTFGNRILGALAWLMPLSVTISTFGSANGTLFAAGRLCFAASREGHLLDILSYVHVRRLTPAPGLIFHSLIASAMVLHGTIDSLIDFFSFTAWIFYGGAMLALIVMRYTKPNHPRPYKVPIIIPVVVLVISVYLVAAPIFETPRVEYLYALLFIFAGMLFYVPFVKLGMTPRFMNKVTLFFQLLLEVVPTSSMAMFE; encoded by the exons ATGCGCGATAAAATATCACAACTATTTTGCTTGCAAAAGAACGCATgcaaaaataattcaacagaTAATAACagag GACATAATGTGCCAACAAAAGCAACGACCAACGGGACCATGTGCGCCAATGGGGCTCTTGGGACAGAAGGGCCCGAAGCGCCAGAGACCGACGCATCAGGGACCGGGCGGATGCGGAAGCCGCTGGAGAGGAATGGCTCAACGCAGAACCACGCTGTTCACCTCGAGAGAAG GCTGGGCCTCTTCAGTGGGGTGGCTTTAATTGTTGGAACTATGATAG GGTCTGGAATTTTTGTGTCACCCTCCGGTTTACTGGTTCGCACTGGTTCCGTTGGAGTTAGCTTTATAATCTGGCTTGCCTGTGGTGTGCTCTCTCTGCTGG GCGCTCTGGCATACGCTGAACTTGGCACGATGAACACATCGTCGGGGGCGGAATGGGCCTACTTTATGGATGCCTATGGACCGGCGCCGGCGTTTCTGTTCTCATGG TACGCCGTTGAGGCCTTTGTGACGGAATGCGATCCGCCCAGGGGTGTGGTCAAGATGGTCGCCCTGGTGGCAATTG TGATGATCCTATTCGTGAACTGCTATAGTGTCAACCTGGGCATGGCCGTGCAGAACGTGTTCACCGCCGCCAAACTGGTGGCCGTGGTGGTCGTGATCTGCGGCGGAGCCTGGAAACTGATGCAGGGCAACACGCAGCACCTGTCGAATGCATTTAATGGCCCAATGCCGAATGTGGGCGCCATCGCCACGGCCTTCTACACGGGCCTGTGGGCCTACGATGGCTGGAACAACCTGAACTACGTAACCGAGGAGATCAAGAATCCCAGCAAGAATCTGCCGCGCTCGATCATCATTGGCATTCCGCTGGTGACGCTCTGCTATGCGCTGATCAACATCTCCTACCTGGCGGCCATGTCGCCGCAGGAGATGATCGAGTCGGAGGCGGTGGCCGTCACCTTCGGCAACCGCATCCTGGGGGCGCTGGCCTGGCTGATGCCCCTCAGCGTCACCATCAGCACCTTCGGCAGCGCCAACGGCACGCTCTTCGCAGCCGGCCG CTTGTGCTTTGCGGCCAGTCGAGAGGGTCACCTGCTAGACATCCTCTCCTATGTGCATGTGCGTCGTCTTACACCTGCTCCGGGGCTGATATTCCAC TCGCTGATTGCCTCGGCAATGGTGCTGCATGGCACGATTGATTCGCTGATTGATTTCTTCAGCTTCACCGCCTGGATATTCTACGGCGGAGCGATGCTGGCCCTGATCGTGATGCGCTACACCAAACCCAACCATCCCCGGCCCTACAAAGTGCCGATCATCATTCCCGTTGTGGTCTTGGTCATCTCCGTGTATCTCGTGGCGGCACCAATATTCGAGACCCCGCGCGTTGAGTATCTGTACGCCCTGCTCTTCATCTTCGCGGGCATGCTCTTCTACGTGCCGTTCGTCAAGCTCGGGATGACGCCAAGGTTTATGA ACAAGGTGACGCTGTTCTTCCAGCTGCTGTTGGAGGTGGTGCCCACCTCATCGATGGCCATGTTCGAGTGA
- the sbm gene encoding b(0,+)-type amino acid transporter 1 isoform X1 has translation MRDKISQLFCLQKNACKNNSTDNNRGHNVPTKATTNGTMCANGALGTEGPEAPETDASGTGRMRKPLERNGSTQNHAVHLERRLGLFSGVALIVGTMIGSGIFVSPSGLLVRTGSVGVSFIIWLACGVLSLLGALAYAELGTMNTSSGAEWAYFMDAYGPAPAFLFSWVSTLVLKPSQMAIICLSFAQYAVEAFVTECDPPRGVVKMVALVAIVMILFVNCYSVNLGMAVQNVFTAAKLVAVVVVICGGAWKLMQGNTQHLSNAFNGPMPNVGAIATAFYTGLWAYDGWNNLNYVTEEIKNPSKNLPRSIIIGIPLVTLCYALINISYLAAMSPQEMIESEAVAVTFGNRILGALAWLMPLSVTISTFGSANGTLFAAGRLCFAASREGHLLDILSYVHVRRLTPAPGLIFHSLIASAMVLHGTIDSLIDFFSFTAWIFYGGAMLALIVMRYTKPNHPRPYKVPIIIPVVVLVISVYLVAAPIFETPRVEYLYALLFIFAGMLFYVPFVKLGMTPRFMNKVTLFFQLLLEVVPTSSMAMFE, from the exons ATGCGCGATAAAATATCACAACTATTTTGCTTGCAAAAGAACGCATgcaaaaataattcaacagaTAATAACagag GACATAATGTGCCAACAAAAGCAACGACCAACGGGACCATGTGCGCCAATGGGGCTCTTGGGACAGAAGGGCCCGAAGCGCCAGAGACCGACGCATCAGGGACCGGGCGGATGCGGAAGCCGCTGGAGAGGAATGGCTCAACGCAGAACCACGCTGTTCACCTCGAGAGAAG GCTGGGCCTCTTCAGTGGGGTGGCTTTAATTGTTGGAACTATGATAG GGTCTGGAATTTTTGTGTCACCCTCCGGTTTACTGGTTCGCACTGGTTCCGTTGGAGTTAGCTTTATAATCTGGCTTGCCTGTGGTGTGCTCTCTCTGCTGG GCGCTCTGGCATACGCTGAACTTGGCACGATGAACACATCGTCGGGGGCGGAATGGGCCTACTTTATGGATGCCTATGGACCGGCGCCGGCGTTTCTGTTCTCATGGGTATCGACTTTGGTGTTGAAGCCATCTCAAATGGCTATAATATGCTTATCATTTGCACAGTACGCCGTTGAGGCCTTTGTGACGGAATGCGATCCGCCCAGGGGTGTGGTCAAGATGGTCGCCCTGGTGGCAATTG TGATGATCCTATTCGTGAACTGCTATAGTGTCAACCTGGGCATGGCCGTGCAGAACGTGTTCACCGCCGCCAAACTGGTGGCCGTGGTGGTCGTGATCTGCGGCGGAGCCTGGAAACTGATGCAGGGCAACACGCAGCACCTGTCGAATGCATTTAATGGCCCAATGCCGAATGTGGGCGCCATCGCCACGGCCTTCTACACGGGCCTGTGGGCCTACGATGGCTGGAACAACCTGAACTACGTAACCGAGGAGATCAAGAATCCCAGCAAGAATCTGCCGCGCTCGATCATCATTGGCATTCCGCTGGTGACGCTCTGCTATGCGCTGATCAACATCTCCTACCTGGCGGCCATGTCGCCGCAGGAGATGATCGAGTCGGAGGCGGTGGCCGTCACCTTCGGCAACCGCATCCTGGGGGCGCTGGCCTGGCTGATGCCCCTCAGCGTCACCATCAGCACCTTCGGCAGCGCCAACGGCACGCTCTTCGCAGCCGGCCG CTTGTGCTTTGCGGCCAGTCGAGAGGGTCACCTGCTAGACATCCTCTCCTATGTGCATGTGCGTCGTCTTACACCTGCTCCGGGGCTGATATTCCAC TCGCTGATTGCCTCGGCAATGGTGCTGCATGGCACGATTGATTCGCTGATTGATTTCTTCAGCTTCACCGCCTGGATATTCTACGGCGGAGCGATGCTGGCCCTGATCGTGATGCGCTACACCAAACCCAACCATCCCCGGCCCTACAAAGTGCCGATCATCATTCCCGTTGTGGTCTTGGTCATCTCCGTGTATCTCGTGGCGGCACCAATATTCGAGACCCCGCGCGTTGAGTATCTGTACGCCCTGCTCTTCATCTTCGCGGGCATGCTCTTCTACGTGCCGTTCGTCAAGCTCGGGATGACGCCAAGGTTTATGA ACAAGGTGACGCTGTTCTTCCAGCTGCTGTTGGAGGTGGTGCCCACCTCATCGATGGCCATGTTCGAGTGA
- the sbm gene encoding b(0,+)-type amino acid transporter 1 isoform X4 codes for MYQHVQPNNTNHIHANGHNVPTKATTNGTMCANGALGTEGPEAPETDASGTGRMRKPLERNGSTQNHAVHLERRLGLFSGVALIVGTMIGSGIFVSPSGLLVRTGSVGVSFIIWLACGVLSLLGALAYAELGTMNTSSGAEWAYFMDAYGPAPAFLFSWVSTLVLKPSQMAIICLSFAQYAVEAFVTECDPPRGVVKMVALVAIVMILFVNCYSVNLGMAVQNVFTAAKLVAVVVVICGGAWKLMQGNTQHLSNAFNGPMPNVGAIATAFYTGLWAYDGWNNLNYVTEEIKNPSKNLPRSIIIGIPLVTLCYALINISYLAAMSPQEMIESEAVAVTFGNRILGALAWLMPLSVTISTFGSANGTLFAAGRLCFAASREGHLLDILSYVHVRRLTPAPGLIFHLHRLDILRRSDAGPDRDALHQTQPSPALQSADHHSRCGLGHLRVSRGGTNIRDPAR; via the exons ATGTATCAGCATGTCCAACCAAACAACACAAATCATATTCACGCCAATG GACATAATGTGCCAACAAAAGCAACGACCAACGGGACCATGTGCGCCAATGGGGCTCTTGGGACAGAAGGGCCCGAAGCGCCAGAGACCGACGCATCAGGGACCGGGCGGATGCGGAAGCCGCTGGAGAGGAATGGCTCAACGCAGAACCACGCTGTTCACCTCGAGAGAAG GCTGGGCCTCTTCAGTGGGGTGGCTTTAATTGTTGGAACTATGATAG GGTCTGGAATTTTTGTGTCACCCTCCGGTTTACTGGTTCGCACTGGTTCCGTTGGAGTTAGCTTTATAATCTGGCTTGCCTGTGGTGTGCTCTCTCTGCTGG GCGCTCTGGCATACGCTGAACTTGGCACGATGAACACATCGTCGGGGGCGGAATGGGCCTACTTTATGGATGCCTATGGACCGGCGCCGGCGTTTCTGTTCTCATGGGTATCGACTTTGGTGTTGAAGCCATCTCAAATGGCTATAATATGCTTATCATTTGCACAGTACGCCGTTGAGGCCTTTGTGACGGAATGCGATCCGCCCAGGGGTGTGGTCAAGATGGTCGCCCTGGTGGCAATTG TGATGATCCTATTCGTGAACTGCTATAGTGTCAACCTGGGCATGGCCGTGCAGAACGTGTTCACCGCCGCCAAACTGGTGGCCGTGGTGGTCGTGATCTGCGGCGGAGCCTGGAAACTGATGCAGGGCAACACGCAGCACCTGTCGAATGCATTTAATGGCCCAATGCCGAATGTGGGCGCCATCGCCACGGCCTTCTACACGGGCCTGTGGGCCTACGATGGCTGGAACAACCTGAACTACGTAACCGAGGAGATCAAGAATCCCAGCAAGAATCTGCCGCGCTCGATCATCATTGGCATTCCGCTGGTGACGCTCTGCTATGCGCTGATCAACATCTCCTACCTGGCGGCCATGTCGCCGCAGGAGATGATCGAGTCGGAGGCGGTGGCCGTCACCTTCGGCAACCGCATCCTGGGGGCGCTGGCCTGGCTGATGCCCCTCAGCGTCACCATCAGCACCTTCGGCAGCGCCAACGGCACGCTCTTCGCAGCCGGCCG CTTGTGCTTTGCGGCCAGTCGAGAGGGTCACCTGCTAGACATCCTCTCCTATGTGCATGTGCGTCGTCTTACACCTGCTCCGGGGCTGATATTCCAC CTTCACCGCCTGGATATTCTACGGCGGAGCGATGCTGGCCCTGATCGTGATGCGCTACACCAAACCCAACCATCCCCGGCCCTACAAAGTGCCGATCATCATTCCCGTTGTGGTCTTGGTCATCTCCGTGTATCTCGTGGCGGCACCAATATTCGAGACCCCGCGCGTTGA